In one Fusobacterium simiae genomic region, the following are encoded:
- a CDS encoding GntP family permease, which yields MNTVSSSQMLLGLGLGIVVLIFLSLKTKIHTFIALIIASIITGLVGGLPVAAVMKSITDGFGNTLRSTGIIIGLGVMMGIILEKTGAAEQLAFTIIKKIGKNKEEWALGLTGYIVSIPVFSDSALVILTPIAKALSKLTRKSVVGLGLALAFGLQLTHVFVPPTPGPLTVAGILGVDVGVMILYGILFTLPVYVIGMFYCKWLGKKIYQVPSDDPNKEFDRMAFKEEYIRSIENIEHLHKERNLPSVGLSFAPIVVPLILILIQTVSKFMGLKEGFAFEIISFFGNPIVALIIGTLISVYGLGNKMTKKEVHDAMAKAVESTGMIMLITGAGGSLGKVVSDSGVGDALGELVLKIGIPGLLIPFVIAALMRIALGSATVALTTAATLTAPLLAKLGINPILVAMSTCAGGIAFSYFNDSGFWVFNGLYGLEDIKDQFWAKTMISFVGSGSALALVLIAGIFIK from the coding sequence ATGAATACAGTTAGTAGTTCTCAAATGTTATTAGGTTTAGGATTAGGAATAGTAGTTTTAATCTTTTTATCTTTAAAAACTAAAATTCATACATTTATTGCATTAATTATTGCAAGTATAATTACAGGTTTAGTTGGTGGTTTACCAGTAGCTGCTGTAATGAAGAGTATAACAGATGGTTTTGGAAATACTCTTAGAAGTACAGGTATAATAATTGGTTTAGGTGTAATGATGGGGATTATTTTAGAGAAAACAGGTGCAGCAGAGCAACTTGCTTTCACTATAATAAAAAAGATAGGAAAAAATAAAGAAGAGTGGGCATTAGGTTTAACAGGTTATATAGTATCTATACCAGTTTTTTCTGATTCTGCATTGGTTATATTAACTCCAATTGCAAAAGCATTATCTAAACTAACTAGAAAGTCTGTTGTTGGACTTGGGCTTGCATTGGCATTTGGATTACAATTAACACATGTATTTGTTCCACCTACACCAGGACCTTTAACAGTAGCAGGAATACTAGGAGTAGATGTAGGAGTAATGATATTATATGGAATTTTATTCACTTTACCTGTATATGTAATAGGAATGTTTTACTGTAAATGGTTAGGTAAAAAAATATATCAAGTTCCTTCTGATGATCCTAATAAAGAATTTGATAGAATGGCTTTTAAAGAAGAATATATAAGAAGTATAGAAAATATAGAACACCTACATAAAGAAAGAAATTTACCAAGTGTTGGATTATCTTTTGCACCAATAGTAGTACCATTAATTTTAATTTTAATACAAACAGTATCAAAATTTATGGGCTTAAAAGAAGGTTTTGCATTTGAAATAATTTCATTTTTTGGAAATCCAATAGTTGCATTAATAATAGGAACTTTAATTTCTGTATATGGTTTAGGAAATAAAATGACTAAAAAAGAAGTTCATGATGCTATGGCAAAAGCAGTTGAATCTACTGGTATGATAATGTTAATTACAGGTGCTGGTGGTTCTCTTGGAAAAGTTGTTAGTGATTCAGGAGTAGGAGATGCATTAGGAGAATTAGTTTTAAAAATAGGTATACCTGGTTTATTAATACCATTTGTAATAGCTGCTCTAATGAGAATTGCTTTGGGTTCTGCAACAGTTGCTTTAACAACAGCTGCAACTTTAACAGCTCCTTTATTAGCAAAATTAGGAATAAATCCAATACTAGTTGCAATGTCTACTTGTGCTGGTGGGATTGCATTTAGTTACTTTAATGACAGTGGGTTCTGGGTATTTAATGGATTATATGGCTTAGAAGATATAAAAGATCAATTCTGGGCAAAAACAATGATTTCATTTGTTGGATCTGGTTCAGCTTTAGCATTGGTGTTAATAGCAGGAATCTTTATAAAATAG
- the garR gene encoding 2-hydroxy-3-oxopropionate reductase codes for MKVGFIGLGIMGKPMSKNLLKAGYDLTVFDFNKAAVDDVVANGAKAASSGKEVGENVDVLITMLPNSPHVKSALFDKNGAAEGLKKGAVVIDMSSINPVESQNINKKLAELGIEFLDAPVSGGEPKAIDGTISVMVGGRQEIFDKYYDLIKAMAGSVVRVGDVGAGNTTKLANQIIVALNIAALSEAFVLCEKAKVDPQLVFDAIKGGLAGSTVMNAKAPMMINRNFEPGFRIELHIKDLQNALDTSHAINVSLPLTAQVMEIMQALKVDGRETKDHSAILNYYEKINNVIVGKK; via the coding sequence ATGAAAGTAGGATTTATAGGTTTAGGAATTATGGGAAAACCAATGAGTAAAAATTTATTAAAAGCTGGTTATGATTTAACAGTTTTTGACTTTAATAAAGCAGCAGTTGACGATGTTGTAGCAAATGGAGCAAAAGCAGCTTCAAGTGGAAAAGAAGTAGGAGAAAATGTTGATGTATTAATCACTATGTTACCTAATTCTCCACATGTAAAATCAGCTTTATTTGATAAAAATGGAGCAGCAGAAGGATTAAAAAAGGGAGCAGTAGTTATTGATATGAGTTCTATCAATCCAGTTGAAAGTCAAAATATAAATAAAAAATTAGCTGAATTAGGAATTGAATTTTTAGATGCACCAGTATCAGGTGGAGAACCAAAAGCTATAGATGGAACTATTTCTGTTATGGTTGGAGGGAGACAAGAAATATTTGACAAATACTATGACCTAATAAAAGCTATGGCAGGTTCAGTTGTAAGAGTTGGAGATGTGGGAGCAGGAAACACTACAAAACTAGCAAACCAAATAATAGTTGCTTTAAATATAGCAGCTCTAAGTGAAGCTTTTGTTCTATGTGAAAAAGCAAAAGTTGATCCTCAATTAGTGTTTGATGCTATCAAAGGTGGATTAGCAGGAAGTACAGTTATGAATGCAAAAGCTCCTATGATGATTAATAGAAATTTTGAACCTGGATTTAGAATAGAATTACATATAAAAGATTTACAAAATGCATTAGATACTTCACATGCAATAAATGTTTCATTACCTTTAACTGCACAAGTAATGGAAATAATGCAAGCATTAAAAGTTGATGGAAGAGAAACAAAAGATCACTCAGCTATCTTAAATTACTATGAAAAAATAAATAACGTTATTGTAGGAAAAAAATAA
- a CDS encoding enolase C-terminal domain-like protein has translation MIPVIKKMEVYPVAGLDSMELNLSGAHAPYFTRNIVILTDSNGVEGVGEVPGGEKITKALKDVEHLVIGSKISDYKQTLLKIKKWLDANIKDDVRGLQTFDLRTGVHVVTAIEAPLLDLLGKFLEVPAAALMGDGIQREKVQFLSYLFYIGDRKKTDLPYDSEEDSDCEWYRLRNEEALTPEKIVALAKATHKKYGFVDFKLKGGVLSAKEELKAVQAIKKEFPDARVDLDPNGAWSLKEALEIKDELKEVLAYCEDPCGAENGFSGREIMAEFKRESGIPTATNMINTDWRQMCHCLALKSVDIPLADPHFWTMNGSVRVGQMCNDFGMMWGCHSNNHFDISLAMVVQCAAAIPGKMNGIDTHWIWQEGRERLTKEPMQIVDGCIELPKKGGLGIEIDREQILKAHKLYVDKKLGARNDAIGMQYLIKDWKFDNKKPCLVR, from the coding sequence ATGATACCTGTAATAAAAAAAATGGAAGTATATCCAGTAGCTGGTTTAGATTCAATGGAACTTAATTTATCAGGAGCTCATGCACCTTATTTTACAAGAAATATTGTAATTTTAACAGATTCCAATGGTGTTGAAGGAGTAGGAGAAGTTCCTGGAGGAGAAAAAATTACTAAGGCTTTAAAAGATGTTGAACATTTAGTAATTGGAAGTAAAATTTCTGACTATAAACAGACTCTATTAAAAATAAAGAAATGGCTAGATGCTAATATTAAAGATGATGTTAGAGGACTTCAAACTTTTGATTTAAGAACAGGTGTTCATGTTGTTACTGCTATTGAAGCTCCTTTACTTGATTTATTAGGAAAATTTTTAGAAGTTCCAGCAGCAGCTCTTATGGGAGATGGAATACAAAGAGAAAAAGTACAATTTTTAAGTTATTTATTCTATATTGGGGATAGAAAAAAGACTGACTTACCTTATGATAGTGAAGAAGATTCTGATTGTGAATGGTATAGACTTCGTAATGAAGAAGCTCTTACACCAGAAAAAATAGTTGCTTTGGCAAAAGCTACTCATAAAAAATATGGCTTTGTTGATTTTAAATTAAAAGGTGGAGTTCTATCTGCTAAGGAAGAATTAAAAGCTGTTCAAGCAATAAAAAAAGAATTTCCTGATGCAAGAGTTGACTTAGACCCTAATGGAGCTTGGTCTTTAAAAGAAGCATTGGAAATAAAAGATGAATTAAAAGAAGTTCTTGCATATTGTGAAGACCCTTGTGGTGCTGAAAATGGTTTTTCAGGTAGAGAAATTATGGCTGAATTTAAAAGAGAATCTGGAATACCTACTGCTACAAATATGATAAATACAGATTGGCGTCAAATGTGTCACTGTTTAGCTCTTAAAAGTGTTGATATTCCACTTGCAGACCCTCACTTTTGGACAATGAATGGTTCAGTTAGAGTTGGACAAATGTGTAATGATTTTGGAATGATGTGGGGTTGCCATTCAAATAATCACTTTGATATATCACTTGCAATGGTAGTACAATGTGCAGCAGCTATACCTGGAAAAATGAATGGAATAGACACTCACTGGATATGGCAAGAAGGTAGAGAAAGATTAACAAAAGAACCTATGCAAATAGTTGATGGTTGCATAGAACTTCCTAAAAAGGGTGGCTTAGGAATTGAAATAGATAGAGAACAAATTTTAAAAGCACATAAATTATATGTTGATAAAAAGTTAGGTGCTAGAAATGATGCTATTGGAATGCAATATTTAATAAAAGATTGGAAATTTGACAATAAAAAACCTTGTCTTGTTAGATAA
- a CDS encoding dihydrodipicolinate synthase family protein — MNLNLLKGIYVPILTPIKENEEVDVEKLREHVNYIIDNGVHGILAHGSNGEFYMFDDDDYELIAKTIVEEAKGRVPVLMGIGAIRTSKAIKLAKLGEKLGVDGLSLLQPMFLKPNDEELFLYFKEIADSVPNLPVLLYNNPRVGYTMSGDLVERLAREVPNIKGMKDSSGDINQLMEFIRRTRDLEFKVFGGKDTMIYASLAVGAVGSVCSTANIFPEIVTSIYNEYVAGNLKESLELQYRFNPVRIAQDKASFPVATKDMANIQGLKVGKPVKPNLPSKESLVEFFKTKIDEAGLLKK; from the coding sequence ATGAATTTAAATTTATTAAAAGGGATATATGTCCCAATATTAACTCCTATTAAAGAAAATGAAGAAGTTGATGTTGAAAAATTAAGAGAGCATGTAAACTATATAATAGATAATGGAGTTCATGGAATATTAGCTCATGGCAGCAATGGAGAATTTTATATGTTTGATGATGATGACTATGAGCTTATTGCTAAAACAATAGTTGAAGAGGCTAAGGGCAGAGTTCCAGTTTTAATGGGAATAGGAGCTATTAGAACATCAAAAGCCATAAAGTTAGCAAAATTAGGAGAAAAATTAGGTGTTGATGGTTTATCTCTTCTTCAACCTATGTTTTTAAAGCCAAATGATGAAGAATTATTCTTATATTTTAAAGAAATAGCAGATTCTGTTCCAAATTTACCTGTTCTTTTATATAATAACCCAAGAGTTGGTTACACTATGTCAGGAGATTTAGTTGAAAGATTAGCAAGAGAAGTTCCTAATATAAAAGGAATGAAAGATTCTAGTGGAGATATAAATCAATTGATGGAATTTATCAGAAGAACAAGAGATTTAGAATTTAAAGTATTTGGTGGAAAAGATACTATGATTTATGCTTCTTTGGCAGTTGGAGCAGTTGGTTCTGTTTGTTCTACTGCTAATATATTTCCTGAAATTGTAACTTCTATTTATAATGAATATGTGGCTGGAAACTTAAAAGAATCTTTAGAACTTCAATATAGATTTAATCCAGTTAGAATAGCACAAGATAAAGCGAGTTTCCCAGTTGCTACAAAAGACATGGCCAACATACAAGGTTTAAAAGTTGGAAAACCTGTTAAACCTAACTTACCTTCAAAAGAATCTTTGGTAGAATTTTTTAAAACAAAAATAGATGAAGCAGGTTTATTAAAGAAATAA
- a CDS encoding aldo/keto reductase, with protein MKKFLEIKKDKLGIGTWKMGEISANRNEEISSIRCALENGVRLIDTAEMYGNGNSEKLIADAIKGFDRENLYLVSKVLPSNAGKRNIFKACENSLKNLNIDYLDLYLLHWRGSIPFEETINCMEKLKKDGKIKNWGVSNMDIDDMEELLFIPDGKNCLVNQVLYHLGSKGIEYSLKPFTDKNNITTMAYCPLAQGGRLKNQLLSSKSVQKLSKKYSISPIQVLLVYMLQKENTISIPKASRTEHMKEIVACKDIHFETEDILLLDSEYPKPSKKIPLDIE; from the coding sequence ATGAAGAAATTTTTAGAAATAAAAAAAGATAAATTAGGAATAGGGACTTGGAAAATGGGAGAAATCTCTGCAAATAGAAATGAAGAAATTTCAAGTATCAGATGTGCTTTGGAAAATGGAGTTAGATTAATTGACACAGCTGAAATGTATGGCAATGGCAATAGTGAAAAACTTATAGCAGATGCCATAAAAGGCTTTGATAGAGAAAATTTATACTTAGTTTCAAAAGTTTTACCTAGTAATGCAGGCAAAAGAAACATTTTTAAAGCTTGTGAAAATTCTTTAAAAAATCTCAATATTGACTATTTAGATTTGTATTTATTGCATTGGAGAGGTAGTATCCCATTTGAAGAAACTATAAACTGTATGGAAAAGTTAAAGAAAGATGGCAAGATAAAAAATTGGGGTGTATCTAATATGGATATAGATGATATGGAGGAATTACTATTTATTCCTGATGGAAAAAATTGTTTAGTAAATCAAGTTTTATATCATCTTGGCTCAAAGGGAATTGAATATTCTTTAAAACCCTTTACAGATAAAAATAATATCACAACAATGGCATATTGCCCACTAGCACAAGGAGGAAGACTAAAAAATCAATTGTTATCTTCTAAATCTGTGCAAAAATTAAGTAAAAAATATTCAATATCTCCTATCCAAGTATTGTTAGTTTATATGTTACAAAAAGAAAATACTATTTCTATTCCAAAAGCTTCAAGGACAGAGCATATGAAAGAAATAGTAGCTTGTAAAGATATTCACTTTGAAACAGAAGATATACTACTATTAGATAGTGAATATCCAAAACCAAGCAAAAAAATTCCATTGGATATAGAATAG
- a CDS encoding CdaR family transcriptional regulator: MDISTKLATDILIKMKEIINQDLNYINTKGIIIASTNPDRVGNFHEASLVCIKKGKEVIIENDEQYVGSKKGINMPIYFDEVIIGVIGITGEKKEVEKYGEIIRMMTGILIKEAWIKDQDVRKREIIKAFIERIILEYDHDVYPMNNFIFPYVVIVGTVDKNNFLFLDDKITNTLRDYFAYDKRIFYTISRNEIIILYHYYKDENIFSSIEKLQNLILRKFNLLIKFGIGNNSVNYQELKASYKNAKEILKISTIFSTKKSIFDYNKMDLELLFLNLKKNAIENFKNKVLENISAKDFEEFSNILSVYEEENGSVIHAAEKLFMHKNTLQYKLNKIKRLSGYDPRNLKDFTILSLAFKLKNLE; encoded by the coding sequence ATGGATATTTCAACAAAACTTGCTACTGATATTTTAATAAAGATGAAAGAAATTATTAATCAAGATTTAAACTATATCAACACTAAAGGAATTATCATAGCCAGTACAAATCCTGATAGAGTGGGTAATTTCCATGAAGCATCTCTTGTATGTATAAAAAAAGGAAAAGAAGTTATTATTGAAAATGATGAGCAGTATGTAGGAAGCAAAAAAGGCATCAATATGCCAATTTACTTTGATGAAGTAATTATAGGGGTTATTGGGATTACTGGCGAAAAAAAAGAAGTGGAAAAATATGGTGAAATTATTAGAATGATGACAGGTATTCTAATAAAAGAAGCTTGGATTAAGGATCAAGATGTCAGAAAAAGAGAAATTATAAAAGCCTTTATAGAAAGAATAATTTTAGAATATGATCATGATGTCTATCCTATGAATAATTTTATTTTTCCTTATGTTGTTATTGTAGGAACTGTTGATAAAAATAACTTTTTATTTTTAGATGATAAAATTACTAACACTTTAAGAGATTATTTTGCCTACGATAAAAGAATTTTTTATACAATTTCAAGAAATGAAATAATAATTTTATATCATTACTATAAAGATGAAAATATATTTTCTTCTATTGAAAAATTACAGAATTTAATTTTAAGAAAATTTAATTTATTAATTAAATTTGGAATAGGAAATAATTCAGTAAATTACCAAGAACTAAAAGCTTCATATAAAAATGCTAAGGAAATTTTAAAAATCTCAACTATATTCTCAACTAAAAAATCTATCTTTGATTACAATAAAATGGATTTAGAGCTTCTATTTCTCAATTTAAAAAAGAATGCTATTGAAAATTTTAAAAATAAGGTTTTAGAAAATATTTCAGCAAAAGATTTTGAGGAATTTTCTAATATTCTATCTGTCTATGAAGAAGAAAATGGAAGTGTTATACATGCTGCTGAAAAATTATTCATGCACAAAAATACACTGCAATATAAATTAAATAAAATAAAAAGACTTAGTGGCTATGATCCCCGTAACTTAAAAGATTTTACCATACTAAGTCTTGCATTTAAACTAAAAAACTTGGAGTAA
- a CDS encoding glycerate kinase, protein MKIVVAPDSFKESMSAKEVCDSIEKGLLSVSREWEIVKVPMADGGEGTLEALVDATNGKIFSEKTLNPLGEEITSQFGILGGKNIAIIEMASTSGLELISPEKRNPYITTTYGTGQLMLRALEQNVEEIILGIGGSATNDGGAGMLQALGAKLLDKNGDEIGFGGYELSKLNKIDFSNLDKRLKKVKILVACDVTNPLTGENGSSYIFGKQKGATPEMIEVLDKNLLHYSEIIKRDLGFDVNNIPGAGAAGGLGAGLLTLGAILKKGIEIVIEANELDKRIQGADLVITGEGSIDGQTRFGKTPYGVVSVAKKYNIPTITLAGNVGKDIDILYDYGFDTIFSIMQGVDTLENALKNGKDNIERTAKNIGHFIKIFK, encoded by the coding sequence ATGAAAATAGTAGTTGCACCAGATTCATTTAAAGAAAGTATGTCAGCAAAAGAAGTTTGTGATAGTATAGAAAAAGGCTTATTGTCTGTTTCAAGGGAATGGGAGATAGTAAAAGTTCCAATGGCAGATGGTGGAGAAGGAACATTAGAAGCCTTAGTTGATGCAACTAATGGAAAAATTTTTAGTGAGAAAACTTTAAATCCCTTGGGAGAAGAAATAACTTCACAATTTGGAATTTTAGGTGGGAAAAATATAGCTATTATAGAAATGGCTTCTACAAGTGGTTTAGAATTAATAAGCCCAGAAAAAAGAAATCCTTATATAACAACAACCTATGGAACAGGACAACTTATGTTACGAGCACTTGAACAAAATGTTGAAGAAATTATTTTAGGGATTGGGGGTAGTGCTACAAATGATGGAGGTGCTGGTATGTTACAAGCACTAGGAGCTAAATTACTTGATAAAAATGGAGATGAAATAGGTTTTGGTGGTTATGAATTATCTAAATTAAACAAGATTGATTTTTCAAATTTAGATAAAAGATTGAAAAAAGTAAAAATTTTAGTTGCCTGTGATGTCACAAATCCTTTGACAGGAGAAAATGGATCATCATATATTTTTGGAAAACAAAAGGGAGCTACACCTGAAATGATAGAGGTTTTAGATAAAAACTTACTTCATTATTCAGAAATTATAAAAAGAGATTTAGGTTTTGATGTAAATAATATTCCTGGAGCTGGAGCAGCTGGAGGTCTAGGAGCAGGCTTATTGACATTGGGTGCCATTTTAAAAAAAGGTATAGAAATAGTTATTGAAGCAAATGAATTAGATAAAAGAATTCAAGGAGCTGATTTAGTTATTACAGGTGAAGGCAGTATAGATGGACAAACTCGTTTTGGAAAAACTCCTTATGGAGTTGTATCTGTTGCTAAAAAATATAATATTCCTACAATAACTCTGGCTGGAAATGTAGGAAAAGATATAGATATTTTATATGATTATGGTTTTGATACTATATTTTCTATAATGCAGGGAGTAGATACCTTAGAAAATGCTTTAAAAAATGGAAAAGATAATATTGAAAGAACTGCTAAAAATATTGGACATTTTATAAAAATATTTAAATAA